From Providencia sp. R33, a single genomic window includes:
- a CDS encoding fimbrial protein, with translation MIVFSLSMLTFLPLLPPAYAADSTINIKGYVRDNTCAVAPGSKNQVVDLLASPTKLLRANGDVTSSIPFSIELAPCGSSVTAVKIGFVGIADIQNTTLLAIEPGNLNASGVGIQILDSQKSPLVLNETSNSLNWLPLVAQKSNTIQFYARLMASNVPVTAGHVRATATFTLEFQ, from the coding sequence ATGATCGTTTTTTCACTTTCGATGCTGACATTTTTGCCTTTGTTACCACCTGCTTACGCAGCAGATAGCACGATTAACATTAAAGGTTATGTACGGGATAATACTTGCGCTGTTGCGCCTGGTTCAAAAAATCAAGTGGTTGATTTACTGGCCAGCCCAACAAAGCTCCTACGTGCGAATGGTGATGTGACTTCTTCCATTCCATTTAGTATTGAGTTAGCACCTTGTGGCAGTTCAGTCACAGCGGTAAAAATTGGTTTTGTGGGGATAGCTGATATTCAAAACACAACCTTGTTAGCTATAGAGCCCGGTAACCTCAATGCGTCTGGTGTAGGCATACAAATCTTAGATAGCCAAAAAAGCCCACTGGTACTCAATGAAACAAGTAATAGCTTGAATTGGCTTCCTTTAGTTGCACAAAAGAGCAACACAATCCAATTTTATGCTCGGTTAATGGCATCTAATGTGCCTGTCACGGCGGGACATGTCAGAGCCACCGCCACTTTTACGCTTGAATTCCAGTAA
- a CDS encoding fimbrial protein, whose protein sequence is MIVPLCLVVLSSQISLAYADDVTIEVNGSVVAKPCTISTKIANVDLGDLHTFDLISPGSSSEWHSISLDLINCPVGTSVVTAKFSGVTDTTGYYKNQGNASNIQLQLQDLNGNNLNNGAQTALAVDDSSLSVHFPLQVRALSVKGQASQGSIQSIIDVTYTYQ, encoded by the coding sequence ATGATAGTCCCTCTCTGTCTGGTTGTACTCTCTTCACAAATATCATTAGCTTATGCGGATGATGTTACCATTGAAGTGAATGGCAGTGTGGTCGCAAAGCCATGCACAATTTCAACTAAAATAGCCAATGTGGATTTAGGTGACTTACACACGTTCGATCTTATCTCGCCAGGTTCTTCGTCAGAATGGCACTCAATATCTTTGGATTTAATCAATTGTCCAGTTGGAACATCCGTTGTCACGGCCAAATTTAGCGGGGTAACGGATACGACGGGATATTATAAAAACCAAGGAAATGCCAGCAATATCCAATTGCAATTGCAAGATCTCAACGGAAACAATTTAAACAATGGCGCACAAACAGCATTAGCCGTTGACGATTCAAGTTTATCTGTACACTTCCCTCTACAGGTTCGAGCGCTTTCAGTAAAAGGTCAAGCATCGCAAGGAAGTATCCAATCTATTATTGATGTTACCTATACTTATCAGTGA
- a CDS encoding fimbrial protein encodes MGTCSSFAYRCYDSTGNTLVSGTGNNTGNAYVNLQPNVLPGQNLVVDLSKSIFCRNDDPLIRKDEVTMVKGSIFGGALANFRGSLSYYGVNNSFPLVAPTHRQNFPSGEYVAWNTQLYLTPINAAGGIVIKKGTHFATLVMQQFGSNLDGSGNLRTEIFTWHLYTNNEVVIPIGGCDVSARNVFVNLPEYPSTAPVPLSVHCASNQNLSFYISGQTDSSPTIFSNVFPGGDAAKGIGIELVRNGAAIPIQQKVSLGTVGSSAVNLGLSARYGRTTGQVTAGKVQSVIGVTFTYD; translated from the coding sequence ATGGGGACGTGCTCAAGCTTTGCCTATAGATGTTATGACTCTACAGGGAATACATTAGTCAGTGGAACGGGGAATAATACGGGGAATGCTTATGTTAACCTGCAACCGAATGTTCTTCCTGGACAAAACTTAGTTGTTGACCTATCTAAATCCATATTTTGCAGAAATGATGACCCATTAATACGAAAAGATGAAGTTACCATGGTTAAAGGGTCAATCTTCGGCGGTGCATTAGCCAACTTTAGAGGGTCGTTATCTTATTATGGCGTCAATAATTCCTTTCCTCTCGTAGCACCAACACATCGCCAGAATTTCCCATCAGGGGAATATGTCGCATGGAATACACAGTTATACCTAACGCCTATTAATGCGGCGGGTGGCATTGTGATTAAAAAAGGCACCCACTTTGCAACACTTGTGATGCAGCAATTTGGTTCGAACCTTGATGGGAGCGGGAACTTACGAACAGAAATTTTTACGTGGCATTTATATACAAATAATGAGGTTGTTATCCCTATTGGAGGGTGTGATGTCTCAGCGCGAAATGTTTTTGTGAATTTACCTGAATACCCAAGTACTGCGCCTGTTCCGCTTTCTGTTCATTGCGCTTCTAATCAAAACCTCTCTTTCTATATTTCAGGGCAGACAGATTCGAGCCCAACGATATTTTCAAATGTTTTTCCTGGGGGAGATGCCGCTAAGGGAATTGGAATAGAGCTGGTTCGTAATGGCGCGGCTATCCCGATACAACAAAAAGTTTCACTTGGTACTGTGGGTTCTTCAGCGGTTAATTTAGGGCTTAGCGCAAGATATGGACGAACGACGGGGCAAGTAACCGCGGGTAAAGTGCAGTCTGTCATTGGTGTTACATTTACTTATGATTAA
- a CDS encoding LysR substrate-binding domain-containing protein, which produces MNISQLKSFVEVVRSDFNITNAAEKMYTSQPTVSKQLKLLEDELNVSLFNRKNNNLLSLSPIGEQVHQVACDILAQFEKIKNIVSHEDTTIKQNLHIATTHTQIRYKLPKVIERFNARYPNISLHFHQGAPAQLAEMVNNGDVDFAIATESMHLYDDLLALPCYQWSRSVIVPHDHPLAQCEKLTIEELAQYPLITYVFGFTGQSKLDQVFYQNKLTPNVVLTAVDTEIIKYYVKRGAGVGIISTVAFDPEEDSETLRCIDISNLVKPSYTHVCISRHMHLKDYMYDFISNYAPHLDLNYIHQSAQWVPTDKNERDELYRSLPEL; this is translated from the coding sequence ATGAACATTAGTCAGCTAAAAAGTTTTGTTGAGGTGGTGAGGAGTGATTTTAATATCACCAATGCCGCTGAAAAAATGTATACCTCGCAACCTACAGTGAGTAAGCAGCTTAAACTATTGGAAGATGAGCTGAATGTTTCTTTATTTAATCGGAAAAATAATAACTTACTTTCATTAAGCCCGATTGGAGAACAAGTTCATCAAGTGGCGTGTGATATTTTGGCGCAGTTTGAGAAAATCAAAAATATCGTGTCCCACGAAGATACGACGATTAAACAAAACCTGCATATAGCCACAACACATACACAAATCCGCTATAAATTACCCAAAGTTATTGAACGTTTTAATGCACGTTATCCCAATATTTCCCTGCATTTTCATCAAGGTGCACCAGCACAGTTAGCGGAAATGGTTAATAATGGTGATGTGGATTTTGCTATCGCGACGGAATCGATGCACCTTTATGATGACCTACTCGCATTGCCTTGCTACCAGTGGTCGCGCAGCGTTATCGTTCCGCATGACCACCCGCTTGCCCAGTGTGAAAAATTAACCATTGAGGAGCTGGCTCAGTACCCGCTTATTACCTATGTATTTGGTTTTACAGGCCAGTCAAAGCTCGACCAAGTTTTCTATCAAAATAAATTAACGCCAAATGTTGTATTAACGGCCGTTGATACAGAAATCATTAAATATTATGTGAAGCGTGGGGCTGGGGTAGGTATTATTTCGACAGTCGCTTTTGACCCTGAAGAAGACAGCGAGACACTACGCTGCATTGATATAAGTAATTTAGTGAAGCCGAGCTATACTCATGTATGTATCAGTCGACATATGCACTTGAAAGACTACATGTATGACTTTATTTCCAACTATGCTCCCCACCTTGATTTAAATTATATTCACCAATCCGCACAGTGGGTTCCAACAGATAAAAACGAGCGAGACGAGCTTTATCGTTCACTACCTGAACTCTAA
- a CDS encoding M20 metallopeptidase family protein: MTNKYNISEKLFALETFSKKTRQDLHKIPELSGQEFKTSQYCRELMQSFGYNIRLFEGYTGFTADLIVDPNKRLIAYRTDIDGLEMPDLTCNEHSSVHEGCAHNCGHDTHMTIALTAAKYLSENRDELTHNVRFIFQMAEEDMRVPGANKMVEMGCMDGVDEVYGLHNDAAFETGNIKFNAGVMSSYGSAWTLDVHGVSAHGSTPHKGLDAIREATRIIDYMDYIVAKKTDPFSPAVFGCGMINGGTIPNALADHVQARGTIRSMDEETDKILKASFKEIVERSEAGGFKTTLECSGYPAVVNHPQAAKVIYDAAAAFLPVENIEPNGKPMTGSEDFSFMVNATKDKLGAMYFLGSGSQAKGINNYLHANPYFVDDDCLLIGAQIFINIATR; encoded by the coding sequence ATGACCAATAAGTACAATATTAGCGAAAAGCTCTTTGCGCTTGAAACATTCAGCAAAAAAACGCGCCAAGATTTACATAAAATCCCTGAATTATCAGGTCAAGAATTCAAAACATCGCAATACTGCCGCGAGCTAATGCAGAGTTTTGGCTACAATATTCGCCTATTTGAAGGTTATACCGGTTTTACCGCAGATCTCATTGTTGACCCTAATAAGCGTTTAATTGCCTACCGTACCGATATCGATGGCCTTGAAATGCCTGATTTAACCTGCAACGAGCACAGTTCTGTTCATGAGGGTTGTGCCCATAACTGTGGTCACGATACCCACATGACAATTGCGCTAACCGCGGCAAAATACCTCAGTGAAAACCGTGATGAGCTGACCCATAACGTGCGTTTTATCTTCCAAATGGCGGAAGAAGACATGCGTGTACCGGGTGCCAATAAAATGGTTGAAATGGGCTGCATGGACGGTGTTGATGAGGTTTATGGCCTACACAATGATGCAGCATTTGAAACGGGCAATATCAAATTTAACGCTGGTGTAATGTCCTCTTATGGCTCTGCTTGGACACTGGATGTACACGGTGTTTCTGCGCACGGTTCAACACCGCATAAAGGGCTGGATGCCATTCGCGAAGCCACTCGTATTATCGATTATATGGATTACATCGTTGCGAAAAAAACCGATCCTTTCAGCCCTGCGGTCTTTGGCTGCGGCATGATCAACGGTGGAACCATTCCAAACGCATTAGCGGATCACGTCCAAGCACGAGGAACCATTCGTTCAATGGATGAGGAAACCGACAAAATCTTAAAAGCGAGCTTTAAAGAAATTGTTGAGCGCAGTGAAGCGGGCGGTTTTAAAACGACACTTGAGTGCAGTGGTTACCCTGCGGTTGTTAACCACCCTCAAGCGGCTAAAGTCATTTATGATGCGGCAGCGGCATTCTTACCCGTTGAAAATATTGAGCCTAATGGCAAACCGATGACAGGAAGTGAAGACTTCAGTTTTATGGTCAATGCCACAAAAGATAAGCTTGGCGCGATGTACTTTTTAGGCAGCGGTAGCCAAGCGAAAGGAATTAATAACTACTTGCATGCCAACCCTTATTTTGTTGACGATGACTGCCTATTAATTGGCGCTCAGATTTTTATTAATATCGCGACACGCTAA
- a CDS encoding amidohydrolase — protein sequence MTMTKDQLKAKVCEAIASNKDVIKKLADDIWAEPELGYKETKTAKKVEAAFSALGVNYRNQLALTGVKARLKGGKGSKHSIAVIGELDAIICAEHPDADDLTGAAHCCGHNAQIANMMAVTIGLVKSGAMEYLAGDVVPFAVPAEEYVELAYRNKLIEQGKINYIGGKPELISLGEFDDVDMAMQIHLTSVKPERDAGFIEMSTTTNGFIGKLINYKGKSSHAAAAPHLGVNALNAAMMGIMGVNAIRETFQEKDYIRFHPIITQGGDLVNVTPSDVRMESYVRASNVPAMIDANERITRALVAGAMSVGAEVEVKDLPGYLPLYNNDTLNDLLQHNAHDLIGEDNVWVAEHMTGSTDTGDLSHIMPVSHPWIGAIRGGLHGKDYVVFDDDMAYIRPAQMMAMTIIDLLFDDAAGADALMDNYKPLMSKEEYLAFISSFKN from the coding sequence ATGACAATGACCAAAGACCAATTGAAAGCCAAAGTTTGTGAAGCTATCGCGTCAAACAAAGACGTTATCAAAAAGCTGGCAGATGATATTTGGGCAGAGCCTGAACTGGGTTATAAAGAAACCAAAACGGCAAAAAAAGTGGAAGCTGCGTTTTCAGCGTTAGGCGTCAACTACCGTAATCAGCTCGCTTTGACCGGTGTCAAAGCACGATTGAAAGGCGGTAAAGGAAGCAAGCACAGTATTGCCGTGATTGGTGAGTTAGATGCCATCATTTGTGCAGAACATCCAGATGCCGATGACTTGACAGGTGCGGCTCACTGCTGCGGTCATAATGCGCAAATTGCCAATATGATGGCAGTGACAATTGGTCTGGTTAAGTCAGGTGCGATGGAATACCTCGCAGGGGACGTGGTTCCCTTCGCGGTTCCCGCTGAGGAATATGTCGAGCTTGCTTACCGTAATAAATTGATTGAACAAGGAAAAATCAATTATATCGGTGGCAAGCCCGAGTTAATTTCTCTCGGTGAGTTTGATGATGTGGATATGGCAATGCAAATCCACTTAACCAGTGTTAAGCCTGAGCGCGATGCTGGTTTTATCGAGATGTCGACAACCACCAATGGGTTTATTGGCAAACTGATTAACTACAAGGGTAAATCTTCCCATGCCGCAGCTGCGCCACATTTAGGTGTGAACGCTCTCAATGCTGCCATGATGGGGATTATGGGGGTGAATGCAATTCGCGAAACCTTCCAAGAAAAAGATTATATCCGTTTCCACCCAATCATTACCCAAGGCGGCGATTTAGTAAATGTCACCCCAAGTGATGTGCGTATGGAAAGTTATGTCAGAGCCTCAAATGTCCCCGCGATGATTGATGCTAATGAACGAATTACTCGTGCGCTGGTTGCAGGGGCAATGTCTGTTGGCGCAGAAGTGGAAGTAAAAGATTTACCAGGTTATTTGCCACTTTATAACAACGACACACTCAATGACTTACTGCAACATAATGCGCATGACTTAATTGGTGAAGACAACGTTTGGGTTGCTGAACATATGACAGGCAGCACAGATACTGGCGATCTTTCTCATATCATGCCAGTAAGCCACCCATGGATTGGCGCAATACGTGGTGGACTACACGGTAAAGATTACGTGGTATTTGATGATGATATGGCGTATATCCGCCCAGCTCAAATGATGGCAATGACAATTATTGACCTATTGTTTGATGATGCCGCTGGCGCTGATGCCCTTATGGATAATTACAAACCACTAATGAGCAAAGAGGAATACCTCGCGTTTATTAGCTCCTTTAAGAATTAA
- a CDS encoding DUF3100 domain-containing protein: protein MGILKDSKLLLVGLLVIMLAEAIGQIKISLVMVFPMLYSMLMGGIISFPKFKILNEQNMARASSIMSVALVILIAKLSTSVGASWEKIIQAGGALILQEVGHFIGTILLGLPLAIMLGMGREAVGATYSIGREPNIAIIEAKYGLSSPEGRGVMAMYICGTLYGAVWMGIIASVIAGLDIMSPLALAMGAGVGSGSMLAASVAPLLELYPQHAADIQAFSSSANLMSSVLGLYIYIFFSLPFASFLYNKLKRKRATASADTE, encoded by the coding sequence ATGGGTATATTAAAAGATAGTAAGTTGCTTTTAGTTGGCTTGCTCGTCATTATGCTTGCGGAAGCGATAGGCCAAATTAAAATCAGCTTAGTCATGGTTTTTCCAATGCTATATTCCATGCTAATGGGGGGGATTATCAGCTTCCCAAAATTCAAAATTCTTAATGAACAAAATATGGCGCGTGCTAGCTCAATTATGAGTGTCGCGTTAGTTATCTTAATTGCAAAATTAAGCACCTCTGTTGGTGCATCTTGGGAAAAAATTATTCAAGCTGGTGGCGCGCTGATCCTTCAAGAAGTTGGCCACTTTATCGGAACTATTTTACTCGGTTTACCACTCGCCATCATGTTAGGTATGGGACGTGAGGCGGTTGGGGCAACTTACTCTATTGGTCGTGAACCTAACATCGCCATCATCGAAGCTAAATACGGTTTAAGCTCACCAGAAGGCCGTGGCGTCATGGCTATGTACATCTGCGGTACGTTATATGGTGCTGTTTGGATGGGGATTATTGCCAGCGTTATTGCAGGACTCGATATTATGAGCCCACTTGCGTTAGCGATGGGTGCTGGTGTGGGTAGTGGTTCGATGTTAGCCGCGTCTGTTGCGCCATTATTAGAACTTTATCCTCAACATGCAGCGGATATCCAAGCGTTCTCATCATCCGCAAACTTGATGTCTTCCGTTTTAGGTCTGTACATCTACATTTTCTTCTCCTTACCTTTTGCCTCTTTCTTGTACAACAAACTGAAAAGAAAACGTGCAACGGCATCAGCGGATACAGAATAA
- a CDS encoding mannitol dehydrogenase family protein, with the protein MDNNKNQLTPRIIHIGFGAFHRAHQALYTHLLIEQYQSDWGYCEINLMSERGAELIRQLKKRHCTYVLLEKDEEKATLTTINSIKEAMHPRIDGVRAVIEKMAAPDTAIISLTITEKGYCTDPSTNKLNLSHPAILHDIAFPETPESVLGYILAALKIRFQQDLPPVTILSCDNIRNNGEVARNAILSLAKQQDSKLALWIERNITFPSTMVDRIVPAMTEGSFYEIKQLTGDDDPCSIISEPFRQWVIEDNFANGRPDWQYVGAQFVKDVAPYEMMKLRMLNGSHSFLAYLGYLGGYEFISDAMQNQDYYHIVQRIMLNEQKPTLSLPDGIDLNQYAQQLLARFANRAIKHKTAQIAVDGSQKLPQRLLDSILWHQQNGSDYPLLALGVAAWMKYVSGINENGEPIAIKDPLSHEFSKIYQRYGTSLEAVDALLKIDVIFGPEFSQHNDIANEIKIAYQKLLTLGAQKTVSYYLTKTN; encoded by the coding sequence ATGGATAACAACAAAAATCAGTTAACGCCTCGAATAATACACATTGGCTTTGGGGCATTTCATCGTGCTCATCAAGCACTTTATACTCATCTATTAATTGAGCAATACCAGTCTGATTGGGGGTATTGTGAAATCAATTTAATGTCAGAGCGTGGCGCTGAGCTCATCCGTCAATTAAAGAAACGCCACTGCACTTACGTACTATTAGAAAAAGATGAAGAAAAAGCGACACTAACAACGATTAATTCGATAAAAGAAGCAATGCACCCGCGTATTGATGGTGTGCGTGCTGTTATTGAAAAAATGGCAGCACCTGACACCGCGATTATCTCTCTAACAATAACGGAGAAAGGCTATTGCACTGATCCTTCAACAAATAAACTCAATTTATCGCATCCAGCAATACTGCATGATATCGCCTTTCCTGAAACGCCAGAATCTGTTTTAGGCTATATCCTCGCAGCTCTCAAAATACGTTTTCAGCAAGACCTTCCCCCTGTGACCATACTTTCTTGCGACAATATTAGAAATAATGGCGAGGTTGCACGGAACGCTATTTTAAGTTTGGCTAAACAACAAGATAGTAAGTTAGCTTTGTGGATTGAGCGGAATATTACATTTCCAAGCACAATGGTCGATAGAATAGTCCCAGCGATGACTGAAGGATCTTTTTATGAAATCAAGCAATTAACAGGTGACGATGATCCGTGCTCAATCATCAGTGAACCATTTCGGCAATGGGTTATTGAAGATAACTTTGCAAACGGTCGACCAGATTGGCAATATGTTGGCGCGCAATTTGTTAAGGATGTGGCGCCTTATGAAATGATGAAACTAAGAATGTTAAATGGCAGCCATTCGTTTCTTGCTTATTTAGGCTATCTGGGAGGATATGAGTTTATATCTGATGCCATGCAAAATCAGGATTATTATCACATCGTACAACGAATAATGCTAAATGAGCAAAAACCCACACTCAGCCTACCTGATGGTATTGACCTTAACCAATATGCCCAACAGTTATTAGCACGCTTTGCCAATCGGGCCATCAAGCATAAAACAGCACAGATAGCCGTTGATGGCAGCCAAAAATTACCCCAGCGCTTGCTCGACTCTATACTTTGGCACCAACAAAATGGTTCGGACTACCCTTTACTTGCCTTAGGGGTGGCCGCTTGGATGAAATATGTCAGCGGCATAAATGAAAATGGAGAGCCTATTGCTATCAAAGATCCACTTAGTCACGAATTTTCGAAAATTTATCAACGCTATGGTACATCCTTAGAAGCCGTTGATGCCCTCTTAAAAATTGATGTGATATTTGGGCCGGAATTTTCACAACATAATGATATTGCGAATGAAATTAAAATAGCATACCAAAAATTATTAACACTTGGAGCACAGAAAACCGTCAGTTATTACTTAACAAAAACCAATTAA
- a CDS encoding MFS transporter, translating into MSDTISEQLATDAAVDKPAADKKTIRKVMMASVSGTVIEWYDYSLYGAAAGLVINKLYFPNLSPTIATLAAFLTFAVGFISRPLGGVIIAHIGDRYGRKPALIFAIVLMGIATLALGLLPTYYHIGIWATIALVVIRLMQGFGSGAELAGAQTFVAEYVPMKQRGFYTSLINASTGIAILLSTAAFFAVTQLPDEAFMSWGWRVPFLLSIVLFIVAIYIRKQLDETPEYVKSVEKAEKEKKEQKIPIKELFIHSRKNLLCGFFSLAGHQANGYVLSVFSISYLTNTLGMEKSDGLMALMVAVLVNTIMTPVMGRLTDKYGTTTIFSFGAIFLGAFAFPLFWFLGSGSLVLATLGMCIAYGIGHGATSGAQGAFLANLFPTQYRYSGIALSRELNSVIFAGSTPVIATALVTVGDGKPTYVVYYLIFCCVLTLTAVQMAKNLKQHQ; encoded by the coding sequence ATGAGTGACACTATTTCAGAACAATTAGCTACAGATGCCGCGGTTGATAAACCCGCGGCAGATAAAAAAACGATTAGAAAAGTGATGATGGCAAGCGTGTCAGGCACTGTGATTGAATGGTATGACTATTCTCTCTATGGTGCTGCAGCAGGGTTGGTGATTAACAAACTGTATTTTCCAAACTTATCGCCAACAATTGCAACATTGGCTGCATTTTTGACTTTTGCTGTTGGTTTTATTTCACGACCACTAGGCGGCGTCATCATTGCCCATATTGGTGACCGTTATGGTCGAAAACCCGCACTTATTTTTGCGATCGTTTTGATGGGGATAGCGACATTAGCACTGGGATTGCTACCCACGTATTACCATATTGGCATTTGGGCAACGATAGCTCTGGTTGTCATTAGGTTAATGCAGGGGTTTGGCTCTGGCGCTGAATTAGCAGGGGCTCAAACCTTTGTGGCAGAGTATGTACCTATGAAGCAGCGAGGTTTTTATACATCATTAATTAACGCCTCTACAGGTATTGCGATACTGCTCTCCACGGCAGCATTTTTTGCAGTGACACAATTGCCCGATGAAGCCTTTATGAGTTGGGGATGGCGGGTACCTTTCTTGTTGTCCATCGTTTTATTTATTGTTGCGATTTATATCCGTAAACAACTAGATGAAACACCTGAATACGTTAAATCCGTCGAAAAAGCGGAAAAAGAGAAAAAAGAACAAAAGATCCCTATTAAAGAACTTTTTATACACAGCAGAAAAAATTTATTGTGCGGTTTCTTCAGTTTGGCCGGCCATCAAGCAAATGGTTACGTTCTAAGTGTGTTCAGTATTAGTTATCTGACTAATACATTAGGAATGGAAAAATCTGATGGATTGATGGCGCTAATGGTTGCTGTGCTGGTGAATACCATAATGACACCCGTCATGGGGCGCTTAACAGATAAATACGGTACCACTACAATTTTTTCTTTTGGCGCTATTTTTCTCGGGGCTTTTGCTTTTCCTTTATTCTGGTTCTTGGGTAGTGGCAGCTTAGTATTAGCAACGCTTGGTATGTGTATTGCTTATGGTATTGGGCACGGTGCAACCTCAGGTGCTCAGGGCGCATTCTTAGCTAACTTATTTCCAACACAATACCGCTATTCCGGCATCGCTCTTTCACGTGAATTGAACAGTGTGATTTTTGCAGGTTCGACACCTGTTATTGCTACCGCCCTTGTGACAGTCGGTGATGGTAAACCCACCTATGTTGTCTATTACTTAATTTTCTGTTGTGTACTGACGTTAACCGCGGTGCAAATGGCGAAAAATTTAAAACAACATCAATAA
- a CDS encoding glucosamine-6-phosphate deaminase, translating into MNIIISDTKHVLGEKASRAGTEAIKQAMSKKAEIAIIVATGASQFEMLDCLIKEDIDWSRITIFHLDEYIGLDENHPASFRRYLQERLVDKLPTLHQFVGVNGSASDIEKEIQRLNEIIAQYDIDVCFAGIGENAHLAFNDPPADFHSTSAYLVVNLDEDCRRQQLGEKWFASLDEVPKQAISMSIPQIMRSKSLILSIPDLRKAAAVKNTLEGEITNRVPASIVQNHPQCQIFLDKDSASLLSKID; encoded by the coding sequence ATGAATATTATTATTTCTGACACTAAACATGTCTTAGGTGAAAAAGCCAGCAGGGCAGGTACAGAGGCAATTAAACAAGCAATGAGCAAAAAAGCCGAAATTGCCATTATTGTCGCCACGGGTGCAAGTCAGTTTGAGATGTTGGATTGCTTAATCAAAGAGGATATTGATTGGTCAAGGATTACTATTTTTCATTTAGATGAATATATTGGTCTGGATGAGAATCACCCAGCGAGTTTTCGCCGTTATTTACAAGAACGCTTAGTGGATAAATTACCCACGTTACACCAATTTGTTGGTGTGAATGGTTCCGCTTCTGATATTGAAAAGGAAATTCAAAGACTTAACGAAATTATCGCTCAGTATGACATTGATGTCTGTTTCGCAGGTATTGGTGAGAATGCTCACTTAGCATTTAATGATCCACCCGCTGATTTTCATTCTACCTCTGCATATCTTGTTGTTAACCTTGATGAAGATTGTAGACGGCAACAGTTGGGCGAAAAATGGTTTGCGAGTTTAGATGAAGTACCTAAGCAGGCTATTTCTATGAGTATTCCACAAATTATGCGTTCAAAATCATTAATATTGAGTATTCCTGATTTACGAAAAGCGGCGGCAGTGAAAAACACACTTGAGGGTGAAATCACCAACCGTGTGCCAGCATCTATTGTACAAAATCATCCCCAATGCCAAATATTTTTAGATAAAGATTCTGCGTCATTGTTATCAAAAATTGATTAA
- a CDS encoding N-acetylglucosamine-6-phosphate deacetylase → MKMTGGLFDIQVNGFAGVDFNDEKITAEALDHALEAMLKTGVTLCLPTLITASESSLIERFRALDKAVSTSRLGPWMVPGYHLEGPFINSEVGYAGCHPANEIIKPDARLISRLEQEVTKPILLITYAPEFDTDFQFTRQLVAAGKCIAVGHSNINFNQMEEAASAGVCMSTHLGNGIPQHLPKLDNTLQAQLSCDAIGASFIADGIHIPFPALKNLLRTKTLARSILVTDAVSAAGCNQAGYYQFATMSIERAADGTVRVPGEVNLAGSSLTLDQAIRNVVTHKIAKFDEAIMMVRMNPLRYLQPAFDFHGITPQISAVKWDENMNVISCVLGEYIVREYVF, encoded by the coding sequence ATGAAGATGACGGGTGGCTTATTTGATATTCAAGTCAATGGTTTTGCGGGTGTTGATTTTAATGACGAAAAAATCACCGCAGAGGCATTGGATCATGCGTTAGAAGCGATGTTAAAAACAGGCGTTACACTCTGTTTGCCTACATTAATTACAGCATCAGAATCATCATTGATAGAACGATTCCGTGCTCTTGATAAGGCTGTATCAACAAGTCGCTTAGGGCCATGGATGGTTCCTGGTTATCATTTAGAAGGCCCTTTTATTAATTCAGAAGTAGGTTATGCAGGGTGCCATCCAGCTAACGAAATTATTAAGCCAGATGCGCGGTTAATCAGTCGGCTTGAGCAGGAAGTGACTAAGCCAATTTTATTAATCACTTACGCACCTGAATTTGATACAGACTTTCAATTTACAAGGCAGTTAGTGGCTGCGGGGAAATGCATCGCAGTGGGGCATTCGAATATCAATTTTAACCAAATGGAGGAAGCAGCAAGTGCAGGGGTTTGCATGAGCACCCATTTAGGTAATGGGATCCCACAACACTTACCGAAATTGGACAATACGCTGCAAGCACAATTAAGTTGTGATGCTATTGGCGCAAGTTTTATTGCGGATGGGATTCATATTCCATTTCCTGCATTAAAAAATTTATTGCGAACTAAAACATTAGCAAGGTCAATATTGGTGACAGATGCAGTTAGTGCAGCAGGGTGTAATCAGGCAGGGTATTACCAATTTGCTACGATGTCGATTGAGCGAGCGGCTGATGGCACTGTGCGTGTACCAGGAGAGGTAAACTTAGCGGGGTCTAGTTTAACGTTAGATCAGGCTATTCGTAATGTTGTTACACATAAAATTGCTAAATTTGATGAGGCTATCATGATGGTGAGGATGAACCCATTACGTTATTTGCAACCCGCATTTGACTTCCATGGGATCACCCCTCAAATATCCGCAGTGAAATGGGATGAAAACATGAATGTCATCAGTTGTGTATTAGGTGAATATATTGTGCGTGAATACGTATTTTAA